The Fictibacillus arsenicus genome contains a region encoding:
- a CDS encoding CBS domain-containing protein, which translates to MKKISDIMTRDVDFVTPLDNVYEVAVKMKQDNVGVIPVCENEQIIGVITDRDIVVRGVAEKRPGSTQVSDIMSEDLYTGTPEMTVKEAAELMADKQIRRLPIVENNKIVGIISLGDISLNKESDNAAGHTLSEVSEQRDQLQ; encoded by the coding sequence ATGAAAAAGATAAGTGATATTATGACGAGAGATGTAGACTTTGTAACGCCATTGGATAATGTCTACGAAGTAGCTGTAAAAATGAAACAAGATAATGTAGGTGTTATACCAGTTTGTGAAAACGAACAGATAATAGGGGTAATTACAGACCGCGATATCGTAGTAAGAGGCGTAGCAGAGAAACGCCCGGGCTCTACTCAAGTTTCTGATATCATGAGTGAAGATTTGTATACGGGAACACCTGAAATGACCGTGAAGGAAGCTGCTGAACTTATGGCTGATAAACAAATCAGAAGACTTCCGATTGTTGAGAACAATAAAATAGTAGGAATTATTTCCTTAGGTGATATTTCTCTTAATAAAGAAAGTGATAATGCGGCAGGACATACTTTAAGTGAAGTTTCAGAACAGAGAGATCAATTGCAATAA
- a CDS encoding CAP domain-containing protein — MRGLVTFFLSVVILIGLFFYDVLPEFSLEKEPSETKLKYIEEPLKIPEGALSYWLGKDIDTFKKQWGEPERIDPSAYDYEWLIYGSRSPKGYMQAGVQNGKVVTIFAIGSELNTKPFTIGDSSNSIIKQYPIESDVTINDGENFFRFELSEQEVMLRPLINVGKDKWVQLYFDKFTNKLSSVRYTTSNILLKQRPYSIVYRGDLPETDEISEEQQINIDQSEEQQIFELTNIIRLKYSKNPLLWDESTSDVSFLHSKDMLEQQYFSHESKDGRTLSDRLQEGNVEFMQAGENIAANYTDGIAAVEGWMNSEGHRNTMLNDEYTHLGVGAYKKYYTQNFLIPAE, encoded by the coding sequence ATGCGTGGATTGGTTACTTTTTTTCTATCTGTAGTGATCTTGATTGGTTTGTTTTTTTATGACGTACTGCCAGAATTTTCATTGGAAAAAGAACCATCTGAAACAAAATTAAAGTACATAGAAGAACCATTAAAAATTCCAGAAGGCGCTTTATCTTATTGGCTGGGCAAAGATATAGATACTTTTAAAAAGCAGTGGGGAGAACCCGAGAGAATTGATCCATCAGCTTATGATTATGAATGGCTGATTTATGGCAGCAGAAGTCCTAAAGGATACATGCAGGCTGGTGTTCAAAATGGTAAAGTCGTTACCATTTTTGCGATTGGTTCTGAGTTGAATACGAAACCTTTTACCATTGGTGATTCATCAAACAGCATCATTAAGCAATATCCGATTGAAAGTGATGTTACCATTAACGATGGTGAGAATTTTTTCAGATTTGAACTTTCTGAACAAGAAGTAATGCTTAGACCGCTAATTAATGTTGGTAAAGATAAATGGGTACAATTGTACTTTGATAAATTTACAAATAAATTATCAAGTGTTAGATACACCACATCGAATATTTTATTAAAACAGAGACCTTATTCTATTGTTTACAGGGGAGACCTTCCGGAAACTGATGAAATATCGGAAGAACAACAAATTAACATTGATCAATCAGAGGAACAGCAAATTTTTGAACTGACGAATATTATCAGATTGAAATACAGTAAGAACCCGCTGCTATGGGATGAGAGTACATCAGATGTTTCCTTCTTACATTCTAAGGACATGCTCGAACAGCAATATTTTTCACATGAGAGCAAAGACGGAAGAACACTTTCAGACCGGCTGCAGGAAGGAAATGTAGAATTTATGCAAGCGGGTGAAAACATTGCTGCAAACTACACTGATGGAATCGCAGCAGTTGAGGGCTGGATGAACAGTGAAGGACATCGAAATACAATGCTAAACGATGAATATACCCATTTAGGGGTAGGTGCTTATAAGAAGTACTATACACAAAACTTTCTTATTCCTGCTGAATGA
- a CDS encoding PaaI family thioesterase — MDIIEEFNHFIDESSEQEKEAMKLLLNSLKAKRENTNLTYIASLLQFKTTLLDENLLEMEMPNSPLLDNSLGIVHGGLTATLLDTALGTLASHVPGNKKGAVTVELKVDFLSPGIGEKFICRAEVVHNGRQLVRMEGKVRNEKGNLIASATGTFFKLPE, encoded by the coding sequence GTGGATATTATAGAAGAATTTAACCATTTTATTGATGAAAGCAGCGAACAAGAAAAAGAGGCTATGAAATTATTATTAAACAGCCTGAAGGCTAAACGAGAAAACACAAACCTTACTTATATCGCATCCTTATTGCAATTCAAAACTACCCTTTTAGATGAGAACCTTTTGGAAATGGAAATGCCAAATTCACCTCTGCTTGATAACTCCCTAGGAATTGTTCACGGAGGACTTACTGCAACACTACTTGATACCGCTTTAGGTACTTTGGCAAGCCATGTCCCTGGAAATAAAAAGGGAGCAGTGACCGTAGAGTTAAAAGTGGATTTCCTATCACCTGGTATTGGTGAAAAATTCATTTGCAGAGCTGAAGTTGTTCATAATGGCCGTCAATTAGTACGAATGGAAGGTAAAGTAAGAAATGAAAAAGGAAACCTAATTGCTTCAGCTACTGGAACATTCTTTAAGCTTCCAGAATGA
- the ylbD gene encoding spore coat protein YlbD: MVKTDIESFKEFVQKHPELIKEVKKNKRPWKEVYQDWIVLGEEHESWNQYSKEKKKQQDKRSSSAQNTKSELTIGDIIAGLSKLQINDVQKYLSQFGSLMDAVQELLQQFNNQSDRPSQLPENKMNDYPSYKD; encoded by the coding sequence GTGGTAAAGACTGATATCGAAAGCTTCAAGGAATTTGTGCAAAAACATCCTGAATTAATAAAAGAAGTAAAGAAAAATAAACGGCCCTGGAAAGAAGTTTACCAGGATTGGATTGTGTTAGGAGAAGAGCATGAAAGCTGGAATCAATATTCCAAAGAGAAGAAAAAGCAGCAAGATAAACGGTCATCATCTGCACAAAATACGAAATCAGAACTAACGATAGGCGATATTATCGCTGGGCTGAGCAAACTTCAAATCAACGATGTCCAGAAATACTTATCGCAATTTGGCAGTTTAATGGACGCAGTTCAAGAACTTTTACAGCAATTTAATAATCAGTCTGACAGACCAAGCCAGCTGCCGGAAAATAAAATGAATGATTATCCTTCTTACAAAGATTAA
- a CDS encoding YlbE-like family protein, which produces MRREIQDYLNTRPDLKYYIREKPEWYRKLCRNPFSVAELEESAKVFYGRTFGQRVDRFHQQLQNFGLLMELISVMGETSNDSMPPEGFNPQMPDA; this is translated from the coding sequence GTGCGCAGAGAAATCCAGGATTACTTAAATACAAGACCTGACCTCAAGTACTATATAAGAGAAAAGCCTGAATGGTATAGAAAGTTATGCCGCAATCCTTTTTCAGTGGCAGAACTTGAAGAAAGCGCAAAAGTATTTTATGGACGTACATTTGGCCAGAGAGTAGACCGGTTTCACCAGCAGCTTCAAAACTTTGGACTATTAATGGAATTAATCTCAGTTATGGGGGAGACATCAAATGATTCCATGCCTCCTGAAGGATTTAATCCTCAGATGCCTGATGCGTAA
- a CDS encoding YlbF family regulator, producing the protein MSLDQVVLLEESLTLAEMVSSSSIAFEYKKSKYILEQDKQAQEMISRFADMKEKYEEVQRFGKYHPDFHTVSAQVRTLKRELDFHENIANFKKAEKELETLLIECSRIIAHSVSEQIKVPTGNPFFDESSCSGGCGSGGSCGCA; encoded by the coding sequence ATGAGTTTAGATCAAGTTGTATTGCTGGAAGAGTCTTTAACATTAGCTGAAATGGTTTCAAGTTCCAGCATTGCGTTTGAATATAAAAAATCCAAATACATTTTGGAACAAGATAAACAAGCTCAGGAGATGATCTCACGCTTTGCAGATATGAAAGAGAAGTATGAAGAAGTGCAAAGGTTTGGTAAATATCATCCTGACTTTCATACAGTTTCTGCACAAGTTCGTACGCTTAAAAGGGAACTGGATTTTCATGAGAACATAGCAAACTTTAAGAAGGCTGAGAAAGAGCTTGAAACGCTTCTTATTGAGTGCAGCAGAATCATTGCCCACAGTGTTTCGGAGCAGATTAAAGTACCGACAGGCAATCCGTTTTTTGATGAGAGTTCTTGCAGCGGAGGCTGTGGATCTGGAGGATCTTGCGGGTGTGCATAG
- a CDS encoding YlbG family protein produces the protein MIGNRRGLSVFLHSLKFSKQLRRYGNVHYVSRRLKYAVLYCDGNKADEIAAKLESLHFVKEVKKSHKQEIKTEYESKIADKAKEYDYKMGI, from the coding sequence ATGATTGGTAACCGTCGTGGACTCTCTGTCTTTCTCCATTCCTTAAAGTTCTCTAAGCAGCTGCGGCGCTATGGAAATGTTCATTACGTTTCCAGAAGACTGAAATATGCTGTGTTATATTGTGATGGAAACAAAGCAGACGAGATTGCAGCAAAGCTAGAGTCACTGCACTTCGTAAAAGAAGTAAAGAAATCCCACAAACAGGAAATTAAAACCGAATACGAAAGTAAAATTGCTGATAAAGCAAAAGAATATGATTATAAAATGGGTATTTAA
- a CDS encoding DUF7147 family protein — protein MIQRFIELGEGYSDLYELFEIMETNQNRVSQLLCLRVKKEDKEYASVAAVLNPASEGKFQPLYICREGIPIPSKRYSLFEAKAAEINKEIISFHVKPSTDFAETELYFHYLTGILRLNYLIPPLT, from the coding sequence ATGATTCAACGATTTATTGAGCTTGGTGAAGGGTATTCTGATTTATATGAGCTTTTCGAAATTATGGAAACAAACCAAAATAGAGTTTCACAGCTTTTGTGTTTGAGGGTAAAAAAAGAAGACAAAGAATATGCATCTGTTGCAGCAGTTCTTAATCCTGCATCAGAGGGTAAATTTCAGCCTTTATACATATGCCGTGAAGGAATACCTATACCTTCGAAACGCTACAGCTTGTTTGAAGCAAAAGCCGCTGAGATCAATAAGGAAATTATTTCTTTTCACGTTAAACCGTCAACAGATTTTGCCGAAACTGAGCTCTATTTCCATTACCTTACCGGCATCTTAAGGCTTAACTATTTAATCCCGCCGTTAACGTAA
- the rsmD gene encoding 16S rRNA (guanine(966)-N(2))-methyltransferase RsmD — protein MRVIAGECKGRPLKAVPGTNTRPTTDKIKESIFNMIGPFFEGGTGLDLYGGSGGLGLEALSRGMNHFIFIDKDQRAIHTIKENIKQCNYEEKTEVFRNDAKRALKALHKREVRFDMIFLDPPYAKQMLIKDMEEIDKLELLADDGSIVTEHGADISLPEQVGNFQRIRQETYGKTTTISIFKRI, from the coding sequence GTGAGAGTAATAGCTGGAGAATGCAAAGGAAGACCACTTAAGGCTGTACCGGGAACAAATACGAGACCAACTACCGATAAGATTAAAGAATCCATTTTTAACATGATCGGCCCTTTTTTTGAGGGGGGAACAGGTCTTGATCTTTATGGCGGAAGCGGAGGTCTTGGACTCGAAGCATTAAGCCGCGGTATGAATCATTTTATATTCATTGATAAAGACCAAAGAGCTATACATACGATTAAAGAAAATATAAAACAATGCAACTATGAAGAAAAAACGGAAGTTTTTAGAAATGATGCAAAACGCGCATTGAAAGCGCTTCATAAAAGAGAAGTTCGATTTGATATGATATTTCTCGATCCTCCTTATGCAAAACAGATGCTTATTAAAGATATGGAGGAGATTGATAAGCTCGAACTGCTTGCAGATGATGGAAGCATCGTAACGGAACATGGGGCAGACATTTCACTGCCTGAGCAGGTTGGCAACTTTCAACGCATAAGACAGGAAACCTACGGGAAAACGACGACGATTTCTATTTTTAAACGCATTTAA